The stretch of DNA GTTACCATGCGAGTTTGGCGAGGTAACGCGACGGAGGGCAGCTTTCAGGAGTTTCGCGCCCCCGTGGAGGAGGGGATGGTGGTACTGGACGTCGTCCTCGCCATCCAGGCCACCCAGGCCAACAACTTGGCCGTCCGGTGGAACTGCAAGGCGGGCAAGTGCGGCTCATGCAGCGCCGACGTCAATGGCAAACCTCGACTGATGTGTATGACGCGGATGAGCCTTTTCCCCCCGCACGAACCCATCACCGTGGCCCCTATGAAGGCGTTCCCGCTCATAAAGGATCTGGTCACCGATGTCTCCTATAACTACGAGGTTGCCAAGACGATCCCGGCGTTTCAGTCCCGGCCTCCGGATCCGGACGGCACGTATCGGATGATGCAGGAGGACGTTGACCGTGTACAGGAGTTCCACAAGTGCATTGAGTGCTTCCTCTGTCAAGATGTCTGCCATGTCTTACGGGATCATCCGGACAAGAAGGAAGTCTTCGCCGGCCCGCGGTTCTTCGTGCGCATCGCCGCCCTCGAGATGCACCCTCTGGACACCCATTCTCGCACCGAGCTCCTCCGCGCCAATGCAGGGCTCGGCTACTGCAACATCACCAGGTGCTGCACCGAGGTCTGTCCAGAACACATTCAAATTACGGATAATGCCATTATTCCCCTGAAGGAGCGGGTCGTGGACGACTACTATGACCCGGTCGTGTGGCTGATCAGAAAGTTTGCAGGAAGAAATAGGTCTCCGAAGATTCAGGAGTCTTAAGAGCGATGGCCGCAGCCCTCGAGGGGTGTTTTACCTTGAAAGGTAAGGTCCTAAACGACATTCCCCCCGTTCGCGGATGGACCTGCTCTATCAGAAGCCTCAGCGGATGGAGGTTCTGAGGAGGAATAATGGGAACGCGGCAGAAGTTGAGGGCAAAGCTTCATGAGCTCGAAAAGCGATTGAATGACCTGGAAGTAGGGTTCGGCGGGCTGAACCAGATGTCCGCGACCTTGGAGGCAACCCTTGAGGTGTTCGTTGAACGGGGGTTGATCCCCCGGCGGGAGTTCAGCCGCCGCTTCAGCCCAGACCTTGAACCCGATCGGAAACCTATCGAGGGACAAACTAACGAGGAGTACCAAAAGTTCGTGGACTCCCTTTTGGATGAGCTGATGGAATCAGTCGACGATGAACGGATGCCTCACGCCTAGGCTCAATACCGGGACTTTCGAAGAATAGGTGAAAAGATGCGGCAATATCTGCGTGATGTGGTGCTGGGCTTCTGGAGCATCATCCTCTCGATGAAGATCACGCTCCGGTATCTGTTCACCCGAGCGGTGACGGTCCAGTACCCCGAAGAGAAGCGCCGGCTTCCCACGCGGGCGTTGAACCAGCACGTGCTGACCATCGACCTGGACTCGAAGGAGCTCAAGTGCACCGCGTGCGACATGTGCGCCCGGATCTGTCCTACCAACTGCATCCACCTGGGCGGGGAGGGAAAGGGGAAGGCACGCCGGCCCAAGTGGTTCATCATCGACCATAACCTCTGCATGTACTGCAACCTCTGTGTCGAGGTCTGCCCCTTTGATGCCATCTCCATGTGGACCGGTAAATATGAACTGGGCGGGTTCAGTCGGACCAATCTGGTCTACGACATGGAGACGATGCATGCCGACGGCTTCTACCCCACCATTATGACTCCCCGCCCCCCGCGGGAGCGGTAGGGAAGACCCCTGCTGCCCCCGGCGTGAGAATGCAGAGGCGCAAGGACTGACACCGCTCGAGTGATCTCCTCCTCATCTCCTTGAAGC from Candidatus Methylomirabilota bacterium encodes:
- a CDS encoding NADH-quinone oxidoreductase subunit I encodes the protein MRQYLRDVVLGFWSIILSMKITLRYLFTRAVTVQYPEEKRRLPTRALNQHVLTIDLDSKELKCTACDMCARICPTNCIHLGGEGKGKARRPKWFIIDHNLCMYCNLCVEVCPFDAISMWTGKYELGGFSRTNLVYDMETMHADGFYPTIMTPRPPRER
- a CDS encoding succinate dehydrogenase/fumarate reductase iron-sulfur subunit, coding for MTEVTMRVWRGNATEGSFQEFRAPVEEGMVVLDVVLAIQATQANNLAVRWNCKAGKCGSCSADVNGKPRLMCMTRMSLFPPHEPITVAPMKAFPLIKDLVTDVSYNYEVAKTIPAFQSRPPDPDGTYRMMQEDVDRVQEFHKCIECFLCQDVCHVLRDHPDKKEVFAGPRFFVRIAALEMHPLDTHSRTELLRANAGLGYCNITRCCTEVCPEHIQITDNAIIPLKERVVDDYYDPVVWLIRKFAGRNRSPKIQES